One genomic segment of Streptomyces liangshanensis includes these proteins:
- a CDS encoding ABC transporter ATP-binding protein, producing the protein MTTAPTTTTAPLLSATDLHVTFPGRRGGAPARAVDGVDLDIAPGEIVALVGESGCGKTTLARTLLGLVTPTSGHVTFAGETLTHTSRALKAYRKRVQLVLQDPSGSLNPRHTVYDAVAEGLRIHGYAGDEREAVASALSRAGLRPPERFFLRYPHELSGGQRQRVVIAGALVLEPELLVADEPVASLDASVRGEILALLLSLRDELGLSALVVTHDLGLAWNIADRVAVMYLGRIVETGPVEAVLTAPRHPYTRALLSVLPESPGDPVILAGEPPDPARIPGGCRFHARCQVLASGEADAVADACRTRTLPILSGATDAQVACHWTQ; encoded by the coding sequence ATGACCACCGCCCCCACGACCACCACGGCCCCTTTGCTCTCCGCAACGGACCTGCACGTCACCTTCCCCGGCCGGCGCGGCGGGGCGCCCGCGCGCGCGGTCGACGGGGTCGACCTCGACATCGCCCCCGGCGAGATCGTCGCCCTGGTCGGCGAGTCCGGCTGCGGCAAGACGACGCTGGCGCGCACCCTCCTCGGCCTGGTGACGCCCACGTCCGGGCACGTCACCTTCGCGGGCGAGACGCTCACCCACACGTCGCGCGCGCTCAAGGCGTACCGCAAGCGGGTCCAACTGGTCCTCCAGGACCCCAGCGGCTCCCTCAACCCCCGCCACACCGTGTACGACGCGGTCGCGGAGGGCCTGCGCATCCACGGGTACGCGGGCGACGAGCGCGAGGCGGTCGCGTCGGCGCTCTCGCGGGCGGGGCTGCGGCCGCCGGAGCGGTTCTTCCTGCGCTACCCGCACGAACTGTCCGGGGGGCAGCGGCAGCGCGTCGTCATCGCGGGCGCGCTGGTCCTGGAACCCGAACTCCTCGTCGCGGACGAGCCGGTGGCGTCCCTGGACGCGTCCGTACGCGGCGAGATCCTGGCGCTCCTGCTGTCGCTGCGCGACGAACTGGGCCTGTCCGCGCTGGTCGTGACGCACGACCTGGGGTTGGCGTGGAACATCGCGGACCGGGTGGCGGTGATGTATCTGGGGCGGATCGTGGAGACGGGGCCGGTGGAGGCTGTCCTGACCGCGCCCCGACACCCCTACACCCGGGCCCTGTTGTCCGTGCTCCCCGAGTCCCCCGGTGACCCGGTCATCCTCGCGGGCGAGCCCCCGGACCCGGCCCGGATCCCCGGGGGGTGTCGTTTCCACGCGCGCTGCCAGGTCTTGGCCTCCGGCGAGGCGGACGCGGTCGCGGACGCCTGCCGAACAAGGACGCTCCCGATCCTGTCAGGCGCCACGGACGCCCAGGTGGCCTGCCACTGGACGCAGTAG
- a CDS encoding bifunctional riboflavin kinase/FAD synthetase, translated as MQRWRGLEDIPQDWGRSVVTIGSYDGVHRGHQLIIGRAVERARELGVPSVVVTFDPHPSEVVRPGSHPPLLAPHHRRAELMAELGVDALLILPFTVEFSKLSPADFIVKVLVDKLHARAVIEGPNFRFGHRAAGNVAVLSELGATYDYEVEVVDLYVTGDAGGGEPFSSTLTRRLVGEGDVAGAAEILGRPHRVEGIVVRGAQRGRELGYPTANVETLPHTAIPADGVYAGWLTAAGERMPAAISVGTNPQFAGTERTVEAYAIDRVGLDLYGLHVTVDFLSYVRGQQKFDSIEGLLVAIGDDVKRARELLDAA; from the coding sequence GTGCAGCGCTGGCGTGGCTTGGAGGACATCCCCCAGGACTGGGGGCGCAGCGTCGTCACCATCGGCTCTTACGACGGCGTGCACCGCGGACACCAGCTGATCATCGGCCGGGCCGTGGAGCGGGCGCGGGAGCTGGGGGTGCCGTCGGTCGTCGTGACCTTCGACCCGCACCCCAGCGAGGTCGTGCGCCCCGGCAGCCACCCGCCGCTGCTCGCACCGCACCACCGGCGCGCGGAGCTGATGGCGGAGCTGGGGGTGGACGCGCTGCTGATCCTGCCGTTCACGGTCGAGTTCTCGAAGCTGTCCCCGGCCGACTTCATCGTGAAGGTCCTGGTCGACAAGTTGCACGCCCGCGCGGTCATCGAGGGCCCGAACTTCCGCTTCGGGCACCGGGCGGCCGGGAATGTCGCGGTGCTCTCGGAGTTGGGGGCGACGTACGACTACGAGGTCGAGGTCGTCGACCTCTACGTCACCGGCGACGCGGGGGGCGGCGAGCCGTTCTCGTCCACGCTGACGCGCCGCCTGGTCGGCGAGGGGGACGTGGCGGGCGCGGCGGAGATCCTGGGCCGCCCGCACCGCGTCGAGGGCATCGTGGTGCGGGGGGCGCAGCGGGGGCGCGAGCTGGGCTACCCGACGGCGAACGTGGAGACGCTCCCGCACACGGCGATCCCGGCGGACGGGGTGTACGCGGGGTGGCTGACGGCGGCGGGGGAACGGATGCCGGCGGCGATCTCGGTGGGCACGAATCCGCAGTTCGCCGGGACGGAGCGGACGGTGGAGGCGTACGCGATCGATCGCGTGGGGCTGGATCTGTACGGGTTGCACGTGACCGTGGACTTCTTGTCGTACGTGCGGGGGCAGCAGAAGTTCGACTCCATCGAGGGGTTGTTGGTGGCGATCGGGGACGACGTGAAGCGCGCCCGCGAACTCTTGGACGCGGCGTAG
- the truB gene encoding tRNA pseudouridine(55) synthase TruB, translating into MTDQTTTPDGLVIVDKPSGFTSHDVVAKMRGIARTRRVGHAGTLDPMATGVLVLGVERATKLLGHLALTEKEYLGTIRLGQDTVTDDAEGEILTSTDASAVTREGIDAGVAALTGPLMQVPSKVSAIKINGKRSYARVRGGEEFEIPARPVTVSSFKVYDVREAVADNGTPVVDLVVSVVCSSGTYIRALARDLGAGLGVGGHLTALRRTRVGPYALDAARTLDQLQEELTVMPVADAAAAAFPRWDVDERRARLLLNGVRLDIPEYGTGPVAVFGPGGGLLALVEDQQGKTKSLAVFG; encoded by the coding sequence ATGACTGACCAGACCACCACACCCGACGGGCTTGTCATCGTGGACAAGCCGTCGGGTTTCACTTCGCACGACGTCGTCGCCAAGATGCGGGGGATCGCCAGGACCCGCCGCGTCGGCCACGCCGGCACGCTCGACCCCATGGCGACGGGCGTCCTCGTCCTCGGCGTGGAACGGGCCACGAAGCTCCTCGGCCACCTCGCGCTGACCGAGAAGGAGTACCTCGGTACGATCCGGCTCGGCCAGGACACCGTCACCGACGACGCCGAGGGCGAGATCCTCACGTCCACCGACGCGTCGGCCGTCACCCGTGAGGGGATCGACGCGGGGGTCGCGGCCCTCACCGGACCTCTCATGCAGGTGCCGTCCAAGGTGAGCGCCATCAAGATCAACGGCAAGCGGTCGTACGCGCGCGTGCGCGGCGGCGAGGAGTTCGAGATCCCGGCCCGCCCGGTGACCGTCTCCTCGTTCAAGGTGTACGACGTGCGCGAGGCCGTCGCCGACAACGGCACCCCCGTCGTCGACCTCGTCGTCTCCGTCGTCTGCTCCTCGGGGACGTACATCCGCGCCCTCGCCCGCGACCTGGGCGCGGGCCTCGGGGTCGGCGGCCACCTCACGGCGCTGCGCAGGACCCGGGTGGGCCCCTACGCGCTGGACGCGGCGCGGACGCTGGACCAGCTCCAGGAGGAGCTGACCGTCATGCCCGTCGCGGACGCGGCGGCGGCGGCGTTCCCGCGCTGGGACGTGGACGAGCGGCGTGCGCGGCTGCTGCTCAACGGGGTGCGGCTGGACATACCGGAGTACGGGACGGGGCCGGTCGCGGTGTTCGGGCCCGGCGGGGGGCTGCTGGCGCTCGTGGAGGACCAGCAGGGGAAGACGAAGAGCCTCGCGGTCTTCGGCTGA
- the rbfA gene encoding 30S ribosome-binding factor RbfA: MTDNARARKLADRIQVVVAETLDRRIKDPRLGFVTITDARVTGDLREATVFYTVYGDDEERAASAAALESAKGVLRSEVGRQTGVRFTPTLAFVPDALPDNARTIEDLLNKARAKDAEVREVSTGKTYAAGADPYRKPEGSDDEPGAAEPGAAEPGADEAADDIAAADSRTGTSTATDEDGSAKE, encoded by the coding sequence GTGACCGACAACGCGCGGGCCCGCAAGCTGGCCGATCGCATCCAGGTCGTGGTCGCGGAGACCCTGGACCGGCGAATCAAGGACCCCCGACTCGGCTTCGTGACCATCACGGACGCCCGCGTCACCGGCGACCTGCGGGAGGCCACGGTCTTCTACACGGTCTACGGCGACGACGAGGAGCGCGCTGCGTCCGCGGCGGCCCTGGAGAGCGCCAAGGGCGTGCTGCGCTCCGAGGTGGGCCGGCAGACCGGGGTCCGCTTCACCCCGACGCTGGCCTTCGTCCCGGACGCCCTCCCGGACAACGCCCGCACCATAGAGGACCTCCTCAACAAGGCGCGGGCGAAGGACGCGGAGGTACGGGAGGTGTCGACCGGCAAGACGTACGCGGCCGGCGCGGACCCGTACCGCAAGCCGGAGGGCTCCGACGATGAGCCGGGCGCTGCTGAGCCGGGCGCTGCTGAGCCGGGCGCCGACGAGGCCGCCGACGACATCGCCGCCGCCGACTCCCGTACCGGCACCTCCACCGCCACCGACGAGGACGGCTCCGCCAAGGAATGA
- a CDS encoding DUF503 domain-containing protein — MYVGTLSFDLLLGDVRSLKEKRSVVRPIVAELQRKFAVSAAETGDQDVHRRTEIGLAVVSGDWTHLRDVLDRCERLVAGHPEVELLSVRRRLYGDED; from the coding sequence ATGTACGTGGGGACCCTGTCCTTCGATCTGCTCCTCGGCGACGTACGGTCGTTGAAGGAGAAACGCTCCGTCGTCCGCCCGATCGTCGCGGAGCTCCAGCGGAAGTTCGCGGTGAGCGCCGCGGAGACCGGCGACCAGGACGTCCACCGCAGGACGGAGATCGGCCTGGCGGTGGTGTCGGGGGACTGGACCCACCTCAGGGACGTCCTCGACCGGTGCGAACGCCTGGTCGCCGGGCACCCGGAGGTGGAGCTGCTGTCGGTACGACGGCGGCTGTACGGCGACGAAGACTGA
- the infB gene encoding translation initiation factor IF-2, whose product MAKVRVYELAKEFGVESKVVMAKLQELGEFVRSASSTIEAPVVRKLTDALQGPGGNAGKAPAKPGAPRKATPAKPGAPSPAQAARPAAPKPGVPAPKPVVAEAPKSSTPPASAAPAPGPRPPAPATPAPAAPRPAAAARPAPAVPEFTAPPSAPAAAQQRPGATPGPRPAARPAGGQAEQRQGEQRQTERPADRQGDQRQGGRPTGARPGQAPRPGARPAGPRPGNNPFTSGGSTGMARPQTPRPGGAPRPGGAGAPGGAPRPQGAGQGGPRPQGGPGQSGRPSPGGMPRPQQSARPGGAPGGGPGGNRPNPGMMPQRPAAGPRPGGGPGGGGRGPGGPGRPAGAGGGGGRPGGGFAGRPAGPGGGGGGFAGRPGGGGGAPGRPGGGGGFGGGGGGRPGFGGRPGGPGGRGGTQGAFGRPGGPARRGRKSKRQRRQEYEAMQAPSVGGVMLPRGNGQSVRLSRGASLTDFAEKINANPASLVAVMMNLGEMVTATQSVSDETLQLLATEMNYVLEIVSPEEEDRELLESFDIEFGEDEGGEEFLVSRPPVVTVMGHVDHGKTRLLDAIRKTNVVAGEAGGITQHIGAYQVATEVNGEERRITFIDTPGHEAFTAMRARGAKSTDIAILVVAANDGVMPQTIEALNHAKAADVPIVVAVNKIDVEGADPTKVRGQLTEFGLVAEEYGGDTMFVDISAKQGLNIDSLLEAVILTADASLDLRANPEQDAQGIAIEAHLDRGRGAVATVLVQRGTLRVGDTMVAGDAYGRVRAMLDDNGDNVDVATPSTPVLVLGLTNVPGAGDNFLVVDDDRTARQIAEKRAARERNAAFARRGIRFSLENLDEALKAGLVQELNLIIKGDASGSVEALESSLLQLDVGDEVDIRVLHRGVGAVTESDIDLAMGSDAIVIGFNVRAAGRAAQMAEREGVDVRYYSVIYQAIEEIEAALKGMLKPEFEEVELGTAEIREVFRSSKLGNIAGVLIRSGEVKRNTKARLVRDGKVIAEDLNIQGLRRFKDDVTEIREGFEGGINLGNFNDIKIDDVIATYEMREKPRG is encoded by the coding sequence GTGGCTAAGGTCCGGGTATACGAACTCGCCAAGGAGTTCGGGGTTGAGAGCAAGGTCGTCATGGCCAAGCTCCAAGAACTCGGTGAATTCGTCCGTTCGGCGTCCTCGACGATCGAGGCGCCGGTTGTACGTAAACTGACCGACGCATTGCAGGGCCCCGGCGGCAACGCCGGCAAGGCCCCCGCGAAGCCGGGAGCGCCGCGCAAGGCGACCCCCGCGAAGCCCGGCGCACCCTCGCCGGCCCAGGCGGCACGTCCCGCCGCCCCCAAGCCCGGTGTCCCGGCCCCCAAGCCGGTCGTCGCCGAGGCCCCCAAGAGCAGCACGCCCCCCGCGTCCGCCGCACCGGCCCCCGGACCCCGTCCGCCGGCCCCCGCGACGCCCGCTCCGGCCGCGCCGAGGCCCGCCGCGGCCGCCAGGCCCGCGCCGGCCGTACCGGAGTTCACCGCGCCCCCGTCGGCCCCGGCCGCGGCACAGCAGCGTCCCGGTGCGACCCCCGGCCCCCGTCCGGCCGCCCGCCCCGCGGGTGGTCAGGCCGAGCAGCGCCAGGGTGAGCAGCGCCAGACCGAGCGTCCGGCGGACCGCCAGGGCGACCAGCGCCAGGGTGGCCGCCCCACGGGCGCCCGTCCCGGCCAGGCCCCGCGTCCCGGTGCCCGCCCCGCGGGCCCGCGTCCGGGCAACAACCCCTTCACCTCGGGTGGTTCCACCGGCATGGCGCGTCCGCAGACGCCCCGTCCCGGCGGCGCCCCCCGTCCCGGCGGTGCCGGAGCCCCCGGCGGCGCCCCGCGCCCGCAGGGTGCCGGCCAGGGTGGCCCCCGTCCGCAGGGCGGACCCGGCCAGTCCGGTCGTCCGTCCCCCGGCGGCATGCCCCGCCCGCAGCAGTCGGCACGCCCCGGTGGCGCGCCCGGCGGCGGCCCCGGCGGTAACCGTCCCAACCCGGGCATGATGCCGCAGCGTCCCGCTGCCGGTCCTCGTCCCGGTGGTGGTCCCGGCGGCGGTGGCCGCGGTCCCGGTGGTCCCGGCCGTCCGGCCGGTGCCGGCGGTGGCGGCGGTCGTCCCGGCGGTGGCTTCGCCGGTCGTCCGGCCGGTCCCGGCGGCGGTGGCGGCGGCTTCGCCGGTCGCCCCGGTGGCGGCGGCGGTGCCCCGGGTCGTCCCGGTGGCGGCGGTGGCTTCGGCGGTGGCGGCGGAGGCCGTCCCGGCTTCGGCGGCCGTCCCGGCGGCCCCGGTGGCCGTGGTGGCACACAGGGCGCGTTCGGCCGTCCCGGCGGGCCCGCCCGTCGCGGCCGCAAGTCGAAGCGGCAGAGGCGCCAGGAGTACGAGGCCATGCAGGCCCCGTCCGTCGGCGGTGTGATGCTGCCCCGTGGCAACGGCCAGAGTGTCCGGCTGTCGCGCGGTGCGTCGCTCACCGACTTCGCGGAGAAGATCAACGCCAACCCGGCGTCGCTCGTCGCCGTGATGATGAACCTCGGCGAGATGGTCACGGCCACGCAGTCGGTCTCCGACGAGACGCTCCAGCTTCTCGCCACCGAGATGAACTACGTGCTGGAGATCGTCAGCCCGGAGGAGGAGGACCGCGAGCTTCTCGAGTCCTTCGACATCGAGTTCGGCGAGGACGAGGGCGGCGAGGAGTTCCTCGTGTCCCGTCCGCCGGTCGTCACCGTCATGGGTCACGTCGACCACGGTAAGACCCGGCTGCTGGACGCGATCCGCAAGACGAACGTCGTCGCGGGCGAGGCCGGCGGTATCACGCAGCACATCGGCGCGTACCAGGTCGCCACCGAGGTCAACGGTGAAGAGCGCAGGATCACCTTCATCGACACCCCCGGTCACGAGGCGTTCACCGCCATGCGTGCCCGTGGTGCCAAGTCCACCGACATCGCGATCCTCGTGGTCGCGGCCAACGACGGTGTGATGCCCCAGACGATCGAGGCGCTGAACCACGCCAAGGCGGCCGACGTGCCGATCGTGGTCGCGGTCAACAAGATCGACGTCGAGGGCGCCGACCCGACCAAGGTGCGCGGACAGCTCACCGAGTTCGGGCTGGTGGCCGAGGAGTACGGCGGCGACACCATGTTCGTCGACATCTCCGCCAAGCAGGGTCTGAACATCGACAGCCTGCTGGAGGCCGTGATCCTCACGGCCGACGCCTCGCTCGACCTGCGGGCCAACCCGGAGCAGGACGCGCAGGGCATCGCGATCGAGGCCCACCTCGACCGCGGCCGCGGCGCCGTCGCCACCGTGCTCGTCCAGCGCGGAACGCTCCGCGTCGGTGACACGATGGTCGCCGGTGACGCGTACGGACGTGTCCGGGCGATGCTCGACGACAACGGCGACAACGTGGACGTGGCGACGCCGTCGACCCCCGTCCTGGTCCTGGGACTCACCAACGTCCCCGGTGCCGGCGACAACTTCCTGGTCGTCGACGACGACCGCACCGCCCGGCAGATCGCGGAGAAGCGCGCCGCCCGTGAGCGGAACGCGGCCTTCGCCCGCCGTGGCATCAGGTTCTCCCTGGAGAACCTGGACGAGGCCCTCAAGGCCGGCCTGGTGCAGGAACTCAACCTCATCATCAAGGGCGACGCGTCCGGTTCGGTGGAGGCTCTCGAGTCCTCGCTGCTCCAGCTCGACGTCGGCGACGAGGTCGACATCCGGGTGCTGCACCGCGGTGTGGGTGCGGTCACCGAGTCGGACATCGACCTGGCGATGGGCTCCGACGCCATCGTGATCGGCTTCAACGTGCGCGCCGCGGGGCGTGCCGCGCAGATGGCCGAGCGCGAAGGGGTGGACGTCCGGTACTACTCGGTCATCTACCAGGCGATCGAGGAGATCGAGGCGGCCCTCAAGGGCATGCTCAAGCCGGAGTTCGAAGAGGTCGAGCTCGGTACGGCGGAGATCCGCGAGGTCTTCCGCTCGTCCAAGCTCGGCAACATCGCCGGTGTCCTCATCCGGTCCGGCGAGGTCAAGCGCAACACCAAGGCGAGGCTCGTCCGCGACGGCAAGGTCATCGCGGAGGACCTCAACATCCAGGGTCTGCGCCGCTTCAAGGACGACGTCACCGAGATCCGCGAAGGGTTCGAGGGCGGTATCAACCTCGGCAACTTCAACGACATCAAGATCGACGACGTCATCGCGACGTACGAGATGCGCGAGAAGCCGCGAGGCTGA
- a CDS encoding YlxR family protein — MSGRTNARACPERTCVGCRERAAKNDLLRIVLVGEQCVPDQRGTLPGRGAYVHPALVCLDLAVRRRAFSRAFKAQGPFDSAELREAVEALGATTAS, encoded by the coding sequence GTGTCTGGCCGGACGAACGCCCGAGCCTGCCCTGAGCGAACGTGCGTGGGGTGCAGGGAGCGAGCGGCCAAGAACGATCTGCTGCGCATCGTGCTGGTCGGAGAACAATGTGTTCCCGATCAACGCGGTACGCTGCCCGGCCGGGGTGCGTATGTGCACCCCGCCTTGGTCTGTCTGGACCTGGCAGTCCGCCGCAGGGCGTTCTCCCGGGCCTTCAAGGCCCAGGGACCGTTCGACAGCGCGGAGCTGCGCGAAGCCGTCGAAGCCCTCGGGGCTACGACGGCGTCGTAG
- the nusA gene encoding transcription termination factor NusA: MDIDVKLLKGLAQEKEIAFDLLVEAIESALLIAYHRTDGSRRQARVVLSRDNGHVTVWAKEDAADLEEGQEAKEFDDTPSDFGRIAATTARQVIQQRLRDAENDVTFGEYARREGDVVAGMVQQGKDPKNVLVRLDDKMEAILPVQEQVPGEQYTHGLRLRTYVVRVVKGVRGPSVTLSRTHPNLVRKLFALEVPEIADGSVVIEAIAREAGHRTKIAVRSTRSGLNAKGACIGPMGARVRNVMAELLGEKIDIVDWSDDPAEMVANALSPARVSKVEVVDLGARSARVTVPDYQLSLAIGKEGQNARLAARLTGWRIDIRPDTEEPSESDAETDRGRDRGGDWDRERDGGPDRDRERGRTADRGGDRGRG; the protein is encoded by the coding sequence GTGGACATCGATGTGAAGCTCCTGAAGGGCTTGGCACAGGAGAAGGAGATCGCCTTCGACCTGCTGGTCGAGGCGATCGAGTCGGCCCTCCTCATCGCCTACCACCGCACCGACGGCAGCCGCCGCCAGGCCCGGGTCGTGCTGAGCCGGGACAACGGCCACGTCACGGTGTGGGCCAAGGAGGACGCGGCGGACCTGGAGGAGGGGCAGGAGGCCAAGGAGTTCGACGACACCCCGTCGGACTTCGGCCGGATCGCCGCCACCACCGCCCGCCAGGTCATCCAGCAGCGGCTGCGCGACGCCGAGAACGACGTCACCTTCGGCGAGTACGCGCGCCGCGAGGGCGACGTCGTCGCCGGCATGGTCCAGCAGGGCAAGGACCCCAAGAACGTGCTCGTCCGGCTGGACGACAAGATGGAAGCCATCCTGCCCGTGCAGGAGCAGGTCCCGGGCGAGCAGTACACCCACGGGCTGCGGCTGCGCACGTACGTCGTCCGGGTGGTCAAGGGCGTACGCGGGCCTTCGGTGACGCTGTCCCGTACCCACCCCAACCTCGTGCGCAAGCTCTTCGCGCTGGAGGTCCCCGAGATCGCCGACGGCTCCGTCGTGATCGAGGCGATCGCCCGCGAGGCCGGTCACCGTACGAAGATCGCCGTCCGGTCGACACGATCCGGTCTCAATGCCAAGGGCGCCTGCATCGGCCCGATGGGCGCCCGGGTCCGCAACGTCATGGCCGAACTGCTCGGCGAGAAGATCGACATCGTGGACTGGTCGGACGACCCGGCGGAGATGGTGGCCAACGCCCTGTCGCCCGCCCGGGTCAGCAAGGTCGAGGTCGTCGACCTCGGGGCCCGCTCCGCGCGGGTGACCGTGCCCGACTACCAGCTGTCGCTGGCGATCGGCAAGGAAGGGCAGAACGCCCGCCTGGCCGCCCGCCTCACCGGCTGGCGCATCGACATCCGGCCGGACACCGAGGAGCCGAGCGAGAGCGACGCCGAGACCGACCGGGGCCGTGACCGCGGCGGGGACTGGGACCGCGAGCGCGACGGCGGACCCGACCGGGACCGGGAGCGGGGCCGTACCGCGGACCGCGGCGGCGACCGGGGCAGGGGCTGA
- the rimP gene encoding ribosome maturation factor RimP, whose translation MSTTESERLRVLLEPLVSAKDLDLEEVEVARAGRRRVLRIVVDSDEGVDLDACAELSRDISDELDETDAMGEGEYQLEVTSPGAERPLTERRHYVRAVGRLARFQLDEGDEFVARILTVDDEGLDLEVPGVKGRKPTARRAEFARIAKARVELEFNRKDKKEEEA comes from the coding sequence ATGAGCACCACCGAGAGCGAGAGGCTGCGCGTACTGCTGGAGCCGCTCGTCAGCGCGAAGGACCTCGATCTGGAAGAGGTCGAGGTGGCGCGGGCCGGCCGGCGCCGTGTGCTGAGGATCGTGGTCGACTCCGACGAGGGCGTGGACCTCGACGCGTGCGCCGAGCTGAGCCGTGACATCTCCGACGAGCTCGACGAGACCGACGCCATGGGCGAGGGCGAGTACCAGCTCGAAGTGACCTCCCCCGGGGCCGAGCGCCCGCTGACCGAGCGCCGCCACTACGTGCGCGCCGTCGGCAGGCTGGCCCGGTTCCAGCTCGACGAGGGCGACGAGTTCGTGGCCCGCATCCTCACCGTGGACGACGAAGGACTCGACCTCGAAGTGCCCGGTGTGAAGGGGCGCAAGCCCACCGCCCGGCGCGCCGAGTTCGCGCGGATCGCCAAGGCGCGCGTGGAGCTCGAGTTCAACCGCAAGGACAAGAAGGAAGAGGAGGCGTAG
- a CDS encoding ferritin-like domain-containing protein, translated as MSTGALDATQAALAAEHAAVYGYGIVGARVGDDRGAEATAAYAAHRARRDALARTVRDLGGEPAVAAAAYALPFAVPDGAAAVRLAAELEDRVADVYSDLVRASEGPARREAAGALREAAVRAVRWRGSGVAFPGLAERR; from the coding sequence GTGAGCACCGGTGCGCTGGACGCGACACAGGCGGCCCTGGCGGCGGAACACGCCGCCGTGTACGGGTACGGGATCGTCGGCGCCCGGGTCGGCGACGACCGCGGGGCCGAGGCCACCGCCGCGTACGCCGCGCACCGGGCCCGCCGGGACGCGCTCGCCAGGACCGTGCGGGACCTGGGCGGTGAGCCCGCCGTGGCGGCGGCCGCGTACGCTCTGCCGTTCGCGGTCCCCGACGGGGCCGCGGCCGTCCGGCTCGCCGCCGAGCTGGAGGACCGCGTCGCCGACGTCTACTCCGACCTGGTGCGGGCCTCGGAGGGCCCGGCGCGGCGGGAGGCCGCGGGTGCGCTCAGGGAGGCGGCGGTACGCGCGGTGCGCTGGCGCGGCAGTGGCGTGGCCTTCCCCGGGCTCGCCGAGCGACGCTGA
- a CDS encoding aminoglycoside phosphotransferase family protein — MAFALEPPERLARTLGETYGDRAAGWLAALPALAAEAVAEHRVTVERVVEPGGRSGLVLLVRRPDGAPATLKIVPPFAAPGLEQVALAHWKGRGAAELLGTGAGTLLLERLHPEMSLRSLPEAKSLLEAADTVRKLWVAPPAEHGFESVAERTARQAAAMRSAAAADGALAPLVTAALAARDELCASAGEAVLLHGAFRQGKVLAGDRAPWLAVGPEPVTGERAYDLARLARDRVEDLVAAAPGASSTRRRVRRLAESLDMDQERLRGWALFRAVESGTRALTLGRRQDAEVLLEYASWL; from the coding sequence ATGGCTTTCGCCCTTGAACCGCCGGAACGGCTGGCCCGCACGCTGGGCGAGACCTACGGCGACCGGGCCGCCGGCTGGCTGGCCGCGCTGCCCGCCCTGGCGGCCGAGGCCGTGGCGGAGCACCGGGTGACCGTGGAGCGGGTGGTGGAGCCGGGCGGGCGCAGTGGCCTGGTGCTGCTGGTACGGCGCCCCGACGGCGCCCCCGCGACGCTGAAGATCGTCCCGCCGTTCGCCGCGCCCGGCCTGGAGCAGGTGGCGCTGGCGCACTGGAAGGGCCGGGGGGCGGCGGAGCTGCTGGGGACCGGCGCGGGCACGCTGCTGCTGGAGCGCCTGCACCCGGAGATGTCGCTGCGCTCGCTGCCGGAGGCAAAGTCGCTGCTGGAGGCGGCGGACACGGTACGGAAGCTGTGGGTGGCGCCGCCGGCGGAGCACGGGTTCGAGTCGGTGGCGGAGCGGACCGCCCGTCAGGCGGCGGCGATGCGGTCGGCCGCGGCGGCGGACGGGGCGCTGGCGCCGCTGGTGACGGCGGCGCTCGCGGCGCGGGACGAGCTGTGCGCGTCGGCGGGCGAGGCGGTGCTGCTGCACGGGGCGTTCCGGCAGGGCAAGGTACTGGCCGGCGACCGCGCGCCGTGGCTGGCGGTGGGGCCGGAGCCGGTGACCGGGGAGCGTGCCTACGACCTGGCGCGGTTGGCGCGGGACCGGGTGGAGGACCTGGTGGCGGCGGCCCCGGGCGCCTCGTCGACGCGCCGCCGGGTGCGCCGGCTGGCGGAGTCGCTGGACATGGACCAGGAGCGGTTGCGGGGGTGGGCGTTGTTCCGGGCGGTGGAGTCGGGGACGCGCGCCCTGACACTGGGGCGCCGCCAGGACGCGGAAGTCCTGCTGGAGTACGCGAGCTGGCTGTAG